A window of the Caldalkalibacillus salinus genome harbors these coding sequences:
- a CDS encoding ATP-binding cassette domain-containing protein, which translates to MSIFTVENLTKTHGEKVLFDHISFTIKEKQRIGLIGVNGTGKSSLLKVLAGLDTAEEGHIKHAKQFHVEYLPQVPALDEDLTVLEQIYYGDSDIMRALRAYEQALMALERDPQNETKLNQLMVKQQKMDENDAWEANANAKTVLNKLGITDYDKKINALSGGQKKRVAIAKALIQPADLLLLDEPTNHLDNETIEWLEETLAQYPGALMVVTHDRYFLNRMTNSIFELDQGELYEYVGNYETFLEKKAEREAQALATESKRQNLLRRELAWLKRGAKARSTKQKARIQRIDQIKEQKTHTVHQDIEMSTGSTRLGKKVIECENVSKRYEKTTVIQDFDYLVQPGDRIGIIGPNGSGKTTLLNLIAGKVLPDEGTIDIGETVKIGYYTQENEDMDVNMRVIEYVREGAEVIHTVDGQAITAEQMLERFLFPRPTQWNIINKLSGGERRRLYLLRVLMEEPNVLILDEPTNDLDVQTLAILEDYLDHFPGVVITVSHDRYFLDRVVDDLIAFEGSAHLRRFTGNYSAYLETRKSERAEEMTLQRAQEKEKQKENKATAPPNKEGRQKLTYHEQQEWDGIEERIASLEEQQASIEQRISEAGSDIAQVSDLYEEQKKVENELEQAMERWTELSLIVEEIEENKNNKRYKKD; encoded by the coding sequence ATGAGTATTTTTACTGTTGAAAACTTAACAAAAACACATGGCGAAAAAGTTTTATTCGACCATATTTCTTTTACTATTAAAGAAAAACAACGTATCGGGTTAATCGGAGTGAATGGCACGGGGAAATCAAGTCTTTTAAAAGTTTTAGCAGGGCTAGATACAGCAGAAGAAGGCCATATCAAACATGCCAAGCAGTTTCATGTTGAATACCTTCCGCAAGTGCCTGCTCTGGATGAGGACCTCACCGTGCTGGAACAAATTTATTACGGCGATTCTGACATCATGCGCGCCCTAAGGGCCTACGAACAAGCGTTAATGGCTTTAGAGCGAGATCCTCAAAACGAGACGAAGCTCAATCAGCTTATGGTTAAACAACAGAAGATGGATGAAAACGACGCATGGGAAGCGAACGCTAACGCCAAAACCGTCCTCAATAAGTTAGGCATCACTGACTACGATAAAAAGATAAATGCACTGTCGGGTGGTCAAAAGAAGAGAGTAGCCATTGCCAAAGCGCTGATTCAACCTGCAGATCTACTGCTACTAGATGAACCGACCAACCACTTAGATAACGAAACGATTGAATGGCTAGAAGAGACGTTGGCGCAGTATCCCGGCGCATTAATGGTCGTGACGCATGATCGGTATTTCCTCAATCGTATGACCAACTCTATCTTTGAGCTGGACCAGGGAGAATTGTACGAGTATGTGGGTAATTATGAGACGTTTTTAGAGAAAAAAGCTGAACGGGAAGCGCAAGCATTAGCGACCGAAAGTAAACGACAGAATCTGTTGAGGCGAGAACTTGCTTGGCTCAAAAGGGGAGCGAAAGCACGGTCCACTAAACAAAAAGCGAGAATTCAACGTATCGATCAGATCAAGGAGCAAAAAACGCACACAGTCCACCAGGATATCGAGATGAGTACCGGTTCAACCCGGTTAGGAAAAAAGGTCATTGAGTGCGAAAATGTGTCCAAGCGTTATGAAAAAACGACGGTCATCCAGGATTTTGATTATTTAGTTCAGCCGGGAGACCGTATCGGTATCATTGGTCCGAATGGCAGTGGTAAAACCACGTTATTAAACCTTATAGCCGGAAAGGTATTACCGGATGAAGGAACAATAGACATTGGTGAAACGGTTAAAATAGGGTACTACACGCAAGAGAACGAAGACATGGACGTCAATATGCGCGTCATCGAGTATGTGAGAGAAGGGGCAGAAGTGATCCACACCGTTGACGGGCAAGCCATTACCGCTGAACAAATGTTAGAACGTTTCTTGTTCCCTCGCCCCACACAGTGGAACATCATTAACAAACTTTCCGGAGGGGAGCGTCGACGCTTATACCTTTTGCGGGTATTAATGGAAGAGCCTAATGTGCTCATCCTCGACGAACCCACCAATGACCTTGATGTGCAGACATTAGCAATCTTAGAAGACTACCTTGACCATTTTCCTGGTGTCGTCATCACCGTCTCACACGACCGCTATTTTCTCGATCGTGTTGTCGATGACCTGATCGCCTTTGAGGGAAGTGCACATCTAAGACGGTTTACAGGGAACTACTCTGCTTACCTTGAAACGAGGAAGTCTGAACGAGCAGAAGAAATGACCCTTCAACGAGCACAGGAGAAAGAAAAACAGAAAGAAAACAAAGCCACAGCTCCTCCCAATAAAGAAGGGCGTCAAAAGTTAACGTACCATGAACAGCAAGAATGGGATGGGATCGAGGAGCGTATTGCTTCATTAGAAGAACAACAGGCATCCATTGAACAACGAATCAGCGAAGCTGGTAGTGATATTGCTCAAGTGAGTGATTTATATGAGGAGCAAAAGAAAGTAGAGAACGAATTGGAACAGGCGATGGAACGTTGGACTGAACTGTCGCTTATTGTTGAAGAGATTGAAGAGAACAAGAATAACAAGAGGTACAAAAAAGACTAA